The following proteins are encoded in a genomic region of Gimesia algae:
- a CDS encoding superoxide dismutase — translation MSYSLPDLPYAYDALEPHIDARTMEIHHTKHHQAYISKANAALEGHSDLAAKSIEDLMSDLSAVPEDIRGAIRNNGGGHANHSLFWTVMSPSGGGAPSGDLAADIDSTFGSLDAFKEQFSNAAATRFGSGWAWLSVDGGKLVVESTPNQDTPLSEGRTPILGLDVWEHAYYLNYQNKRPDYISAFFNVINWDEVAKRYAAAKG, via the coding sequence ATGTCTTATTCGCTTCCCGATCTACCCTATGCTTATGACGCGCTGGAACCACACATTGATGCAAGAACAATGGAAATTCATCATACCAAGCACCATCAGGCTTACATTTCAAAAGCCAATGCTGCTCTGGAAGGCCATAGCGATCTGGCTGCCAAGTCAATCGAGGACCTGATGAGTGACCTGAGTGCAGTCCCCGAAGATATTCGTGGTGCGATTCGAAACAATGGTGGCGGACACGCCAACCACAGCCTGTTCTGGACCGTGATGTCTCCGAGCGGTGGCGGTGCCCCCAGTGGTGATCTTGCTGCTGACATCGACTCAACCTTCGGCAGTCTCGATGCCTTCAAAGAACAGTTTTCTAATGCTGCTGCTACTCGATTTGGAAGTGGCTGGGCCTGGCTGTCCGTCGATGGTGGAAAACTGGTCGTAGAAAGCACTCCCAACCAGGACACTCCGCTGTCTGAAGGGCGTACTCCGATTCTGGGCCTCGATGTCTGGGAACACGCATACTACCTAAACTACCAGAACAAACGTCCTGACTACATCTCGGCATTCTTCAACGTCATCAACTGGGATGAAGTTGCTAAACGCTACGCGGCAGCGAAAGGTTAA
- a CDS encoding glycosyltransferase family 2 protein, whose amino-acid sequence MNRKALIALPVFNEECHVVDVLTEVKKYAETILVVDDGSSDGTPEILKKVAGITVITHPENRGYGAALKSAFDYAVEHQNEYDVLVTIDCDGQHEPGLLPDLVQQMRDRFESDPIDIFSGSRYLKSFNGDSIPPEDRRQINVAVTNRINAQLGFNITDAFCGLKAYRVEALSLFKVTDLGYAMPLQLWVQAAAHAMKIVEFAVPLVYLEEERSFGGSLDDAIRRKAYYDEVLDREMQAAGMTCCASGNCNDRTDSYSE is encoded by the coding sequence ATGAACCGGAAAGCGTTGATTGCTTTACCCGTTTTCAATGAAGAATGCCATGTAGTGGATGTGCTGACCGAAGTCAAAAAGTACGCAGAAACGATTCTGGTCGTTGATGATGGATCCTCTGATGGGACTCCCGAGATCCTGAAAAAAGTTGCTGGAATTACGGTGATCACTCATCCGGAAAACCGGGGGTATGGAGCCGCCTTGAAGAGTGCCTTTGATTATGCGGTGGAACATCAGAATGAATATGATGTACTGGTGACGATTGACTGTGATGGCCAGCATGAACCCGGCTTGCTTCCCGATCTGGTTCAGCAGATGCGCGATCGCTTTGAATCGGACCCGATTGATATCTTCTCTGGGAGTCGCTACCTGAAGTCATTTAATGGTGACAGTATCCCCCCGGAAGATCGTCGTCAGATCAATGTCGCGGTGACAAATCGGATTAACGCGCAACTGGGTTTCAACATTACGGATGCCTTTTGTGGCTTGAAAGCATATCGCGTGGAGGCCTTGTCGCTGTTCAAAGTAACGGATCTGGGATACGCGATGCCTCTGCAACTTTGGGTCCAGGCAGCAGCACATGCGATGAAAATTGTTGAATTCGCTGTTCCCCTGGTTTACCTGGAAGAGGAACGCAGCTTTGGTGGTTCACTGGATGATGCGATCAGGCGAAAGGCATACTATGATGAAGTACTTGATCGTGAAATGCAGGCAGCAGGCATGACCTGTTGCGCGTCGGGGAATTGTAACGATCGTACCGATTCTTATAGTGAGTAA